One region of Streptomyces leeuwenhoekii genomic DNA includes:
- a CDS encoding amino acid permease — protein sequence MTSAQVDKHHDDGNGAVQAATTDGGEGYQRGLGARQIQMIAIGGAIGTGLFLGAGKGISKAGPSLILAYAIAGFVIFLIMRALGELLLYRPVSGSFSDYAREFIGPFAGFVTGWTYWLFWVVTGITEVTAAAAYMTYWWDIPQWLSALIFTVILYGANLISVKLFGELEFWFSMVKVTAIIGMILICAGILTLGFSDAGDTASVSHLWSHGGFFPNGIGETLMTLQMVMFAFLAVELVGVTAGESKDPKTVLPKAINTVPWRIAVFYVGALIMILSVVPWTHFQPGVSPFVAAFEKMGLAAGAGIVNFVVLTAALSSCNSGMYSTGRMLRDLALNSQGPKLFTRLTASGTPLVGTTFSAALMMVGVWINYQWPGKAFDYVVSFATISGMWAWIVILICQIRYRAKADRGELPRSEFRAPGAPYTSWFALAFIAMVIVMMGIDKDARISLYCAPLWGLILGVAYWVLKRRNPEAAAFRKR from the coding sequence ATGACCTCAGCGCAGGTCGACAAGCATCACGACGACGGCAATGGGGCCGTGCAGGCCGCGACGACGGACGGCGGCGAGGGGTACCAGCGGGGGCTCGGCGCCCGCCAGATCCAGATGATCGCCATCGGCGGTGCCATCGGTACCGGCCTGTTCCTCGGCGCGGGCAAGGGCATCTCCAAAGCGGGGCCCAGCCTGATCCTGGCGTACGCCATCGCGGGCTTCGTCATCTTCCTCATCATGCGGGCGCTCGGCGAGCTGCTGCTGTACCGCCCGGTGTCCGGCTCCTTCTCGGACTACGCCCGCGAGTTCATCGGTCCCTTCGCGGGCTTCGTGACCGGCTGGACGTACTGGCTCTTCTGGGTCGTCACCGGCATCACCGAGGTCACCGCCGCGGCCGCCTACATGACGTACTGGTGGGACATCCCGCAGTGGCTCTCGGCCCTGATCTTCACCGTCATCCTCTACGGCGCGAACCTGATCTCCGTGAAGCTCTTCGGTGAGCTGGAGTTCTGGTTCTCCATGGTCAAGGTCACCGCGATCATCGGCATGATCCTGATCTGCGCGGGCATCCTGACCCTCGGCTTCTCCGACGCCGGGGACACCGCCTCGGTGAGCCACCTGTGGAGCCACGGCGGCTTCTTCCCCAACGGCATCGGCGAGACCCTCATGACCCTGCAGATGGTCATGTTCGCCTTCCTCGCCGTCGAGCTGGTCGGCGTCACCGCGGGTGAGTCCAAGGACCCCAAGACCGTGCTGCCCAAGGCGATCAACACCGTGCCGTGGCGCATCGCCGTCTTCTACGTCGGCGCGCTCATCATGATCCTGTCGGTCGTGCCGTGGACCCACTTCCAGCCGGGCGTCAGCCCCTTCGTGGCCGCCTTCGAGAAGATGGGCCTGGCCGCCGGCGCGGGCATCGTCAACTTCGTGGTGCTCACCGCCGCCCTGTCCTCCTGCAACTCCGGCATGTACTCCACCGGCCGCATGCTGCGCGACCTGGCGCTCAACAGCCAGGGGCCGAAGCTGTTCACCAGGCTGACGGCCAGCGGTACCCCGCTCGTCGGCACGACGTTCTCCGCCGCGCTGATGATGGTGGGCGTCTGGATCAACTACCAGTGGCCCGGCAAGGCGTTCGACTACGTCGTCTCCTTCGCCACCATCTCCGGCATGTGGGCGTGGATCGTCATCCTCATCTGCCAGATCCGCTACCGCGCCAAGGCCGACCGCGGCGAGCTGCCGCGCTCGGAGTTCCGCGCTCCGGGCGCCCCGTACACGAGCTGGTTCGCGCTCGCGTTCATCGCCATGGTGATCGTGATGATGGGCATCGACAAGGACGCCCGCATCTCCCTGTACTGCGCGCCGCTGTGGGGTCTGATCCTCGGTGTCGCCTACTGGGTGCTCAAGCGCCGCAACCCCGAGGCCGCCGCCTTCCGCAAGCGCTGA
- a CDS encoding MoaD/ThiS family protein — MAIEVRIPTILRQYTDGQKAVEGNGNTLAELFADLDTRHAGIQDRIVDGGQLRRFVNVYLNDEDVRFLDGIDTKLSDGDNVTILPAVAGGMA, encoded by the coding sequence ATGGCCATCGAGGTCCGCATCCCGACCATCCTCCGCCAGTACACCGACGGCCAGAAGGCGGTGGAGGGTAACGGGAACACCCTCGCCGAGCTGTTCGCCGACCTCGACACCCGCCACGCGGGCATCCAGGACCGCATCGTGGACGGCGGCCAGCTGCGCCGCTTCGTCAACGTCTACCTGAACGACGAGGACGTCCGCTTCCTCGACGGCATCGACACCAAGCTGTCCGACGGCGACAACGTCACGATCCTGCCGGCGGTCGCCGGCGGTATGGCCTGA
- a CDS encoding Mov34/MPN/PAD-1 family protein produces the protein MLTITQALYDQIVAHAREDHPDEACGVIAGPVGAGRPERFIPMLNAARSPTFYEFDSQDLLKLYREMDDRDEEPVVIYHSHTATEAYPSRTDISYANEPGAHYVLVSTADADGVGEFQFRSFRIVEGEVTEEEVKVVEAY, from the coding sequence ATGCTGACCATCACCCAGGCCCTGTACGACCAGATCGTCGCCCACGCGCGCGAGGACCACCCCGACGAGGCGTGCGGAGTGATCGCCGGCCCCGTGGGAGCGGGCCGCCCCGAACGTTTCATCCCGATGCTCAACGCCGCCCGCTCGCCCACTTTCTACGAATTCGACTCGCAGGACCTGCTCAAGCTCTACCGCGAGATGGACGACCGCGACGAGGAGCCGGTGGTCATCTACCACTCCCACACCGCCACCGAGGCCTACCCCTCCCGCACCGACATCTCCTACGCCAACGAGCCCGGCGCCCACTACGTCCTGGTCTCCACCGCGGACGCCGACGGCGTCGGCGAGTTCCAGTTCCGCTCGTTCCGGATCGTCGAGGGCGAGGTCACGGAGGAGGAGGTCAAGGTGGTGGAGGCGTACTGA
- a CDS encoding PLP-dependent cysteine synthase family protein produces MRYDSPLAAVGNTPLVRLPRLSPSDDVRIWAKLEDRNPTGSIKDRPALHMIEQAEKDGRLTPGCTILEPTSGNTGISLAMAAKLKGYRIVCVMPENTSQERRDLLAMWGAEIISSPAAGGSNTAVRVAKELAAEHPDWVMLYQYGNPGNAGAHYATTGPEILADLPSVTHFVAGLGTTGTLMGVGRYLREHKPDVKIVAAEPRYDDLVYGLRNLDEGFVPELYDASVLTTRFSVGSADAVTRTRELLQQEGIFAGVSTGAALHAALGVGNKAVKAGERADIVFVVADGGWKYLSTGVYTAATTEEAIETLQGQLWA; encoded by the coding sequence ATGCGTTACGACTCCCCGCTCGCCGCGGTCGGCAACACCCCCCTGGTGCGCCTGCCGCGGCTGTCGCCGTCCGACGACGTCCGCATCTGGGCCAAGCTGGAGGACCGCAACCCCACCGGCTCGATCAAGGACCGCCCGGCCCTGCACATGATCGAGCAGGCGGAGAAGGACGGCCGCCTCACCCCGGGCTGCACCATCCTGGAGCCGACCAGCGGCAACACCGGCATCTCGCTGGCCATGGCCGCCAAGCTCAAGGGCTACCGCATCGTGTGCGTGATGCCCGAGAACACCTCGCAGGAACGCCGGGACCTGCTGGCCATGTGGGGCGCGGAGATCATCTCCTCCCCCGCCGCGGGCGGCTCCAACACCGCCGTACGGGTCGCCAAGGAACTGGCCGCCGAGCACCCGGACTGGGTGATGCTCTACCAGTACGGCAACCCGGGCAACGCCGGCGCGCACTACGCGACCACCGGCCCGGAGATCCTCGCCGACCTGCCCTCCGTGACCCACTTCGTCGCGGGCCTGGGCACCACCGGCACCCTGATGGGCGTCGGCCGCTACCTGCGCGAGCACAAGCCGGACGTGAAGATCGTCGCCGCCGAACCGCGCTACGACGACCTCGTGTACGGCCTGCGCAACCTCGACGAGGGCTTCGTCCCCGAGCTGTACGACGCCTCGGTGCTGACCACCCGCTTCTCGGTCGGCTCCGCCGACGCCGTCACCCGCACCCGCGAACTCCTCCAGCAGGAGGGGATCTTCGCGGGCGTCTCCACCGGTGCCGCCCTGCACGCCGCCCTCGGCGTCGGGAACAAGGCGGTCAAGGCCGGGGAGCGGGCGGACATCGTGTTCGTCGTCGCCGACGGCGGCTGGAAGTACCTGTCCACCGGCGTCTACACCGCGGCCACCACCGAGGAGGCCATCGAGACCCTCCAGGGCCAGCTCTGGGCCTGA
- a CDS encoding putative leader peptide: protein MVLLDVSEKAPGTLLVARLHVDLCRLNSAIC, encoded by the coding sequence ATGGTTCTTCTCGACGTGAGCGAAAAGGCGCCGGGCACGCTGCTCGTGGCGCGGCTGCACGTCGACCTGTGCAGGCTGAACAGCGCCATCTGTTGA
- a CDS encoding MBL fold metallo-hydrolase, which produces MKLTVVGCSGSFPSAESACSSYLVEADGFRLLLDMGNGALGELQRHCGLYDLDAIFLSHLHADHCIDMCAYFVARYYRHDGGRCAPLPVYGPEGTEHRLTTAYADTPTASSMSEVFDFHTVKPGTFEIGPFTVHTERVAHPVEAYGIRIEHGGGSLTYSGDTGVSAALDELARDADLFLCEAAFTHGKESIPDLHLNGREAGETATRARARRLVLTHIPPWTDPQVNLNDARAVFSGPVELAVPGMTYEI; this is translated from the coding sequence ATGAAGCTCACCGTCGTCGGCTGCTCGGGGTCGTTCCCGTCCGCGGAATCGGCCTGCTCGAGCTACCTCGTCGAGGCCGACGGCTTCCGGCTGCTCCTCGACATGGGCAACGGCGCCCTGGGCGAGCTGCAGCGCCACTGCGGTCTCTACGACCTCGACGCGATCTTCCTCAGCCACCTGCACGCCGATCACTGCATCGACATGTGCGCCTACTTCGTGGCGCGCTACTACCGGCACGACGGAGGCCGCTGCGCCCCGCTGCCCGTCTACGGACCCGAGGGCACCGAGCACCGGCTGACCACCGCCTACGCCGACACCCCCACCGCCTCCTCCATGAGCGAGGTCTTCGACTTCCACACGGTCAAGCCGGGCACCTTCGAGATCGGCCCGTTCACCGTGCACACCGAACGCGTCGCCCACCCCGTGGAGGCCTACGGCATCCGCATCGAACACGGCGGCGGATCGCTCACGTACTCCGGCGACACCGGTGTCAGCGCGGCCCTGGACGAACTCGCCCGCGACGCCGACCTGTTCCTGTGCGAGGCCGCCTTCACGCACGGCAAGGAGAGCATCCCCGACCTGCACCTCAACGGACGGGAGGCGGGCGAGACCGCCACCCGCGCCCGCGCCCGGCGCCTGGTCCTCACCCACATCCCCCCGTGGACCGACCCCCAGGTCAACCTGAACGACGCCCGCGCCGTCTTCAGCGGGCCGGTGGAGCTGGCGGTGCCCGGGATGACGTACGAGATCTGA
- a CDS encoding type II toxin-antitoxin system PemK/MazF family toxin, with protein MDTSWWPALAAVVVLALVVALVDGWGRGRRGARRPGPPGHPPGRPRPAVRTVRTMRGVRPRPAEIWWAAVPYEDRAGAKDRPCLVISVHGRRALVAKITSRYRDERAGVIPLPPGSVGDARGRTSFLETDELREVPVRDFRRRVGVVDPALWDQVRHLAT; from the coding sequence ATGGACACGTCCTGGTGGCCGGCGCTCGCGGCGGTGGTGGTGCTCGCGCTCGTCGTCGCGCTCGTGGACGGCTGGGGCCGGGGCCGCCGTGGGGCGCGCCGTCCGGGCCCGCCGGGGCATCCGCCGGGACGCCCGCGCCCGGCGGTGCGGACGGTGCGCACGATGCGGGGCGTCCGGCCGCGGCCGGCGGAGATCTGGTGGGCGGCCGTGCCGTACGAGGACCGGGCGGGGGCGAAGGACCGGCCGTGCCTGGTGATCTCGGTGCACGGGCGGCGGGCGCTGGTGGCGAAGATCACCAGCCGGTACCGGGACGAGCGCGCGGGGGTGATCCCGCTGCCGCCGGGCTCGGTCGGGGACGCGCGGGGGCGGACGAGCTTCCTGGAGACGGACGAGCTGCGGGAGGTCCCGGTACGGGACTTCCGCCGCCGGGTGGGGGTGGTGGACCCGGCCCTGTGGGACCAGGTCCGTCACCTGGCGACGTGA